Below is a genomic region from Neovison vison isolate M4711 chromosome 9, ASM_NN_V1, whole genome shotgun sequence.
GGGCTAAACAGTGATGGGAAGATAATAGGCAATcaataaaaatgtgttgaatgaattaatgtcATGAGGGCCAGTACATGTTGTGTAAGTGCTTTTAGAACATGCACCCACTTGATCCTCTTTCTTTGGATtaattaacatttactgaaaaaaaaaaaacattgatggAAGATAGGCTTCATCTTATTTCCGTCTGTGATTGATTAACATGGGACTGTGCTTGGAGAGCTATGCTGAATGTACTTATCCAGGAGTCAGTGGAAAAAGGtattacaatcttttttttttttctttcccaatttatttattttcagaaaaacagtattcattattttttcaccacacccagtgctccatgcaagctgtgtcctctataatacccaccacctggtaccccaacctcccacccccccgccacttcaaacccctcagactgtttttcagagtccatagtctctcatggttcacctccccttccaatttacccaatttGGGTAATTTGGGTAAAAAGGTATTACAATCTATTAATACTGTTGTGCCTCATGCAAATAACATAATaatatcatttattgagcacGGACCATGTGCCAAACACTGATAAGCACGTTATTTCAATTAGAGGTCACAACAGCTACATGAGATATTGTTATTACCCTTGTCTTTGCATTGATATAACTGAGATAGAAAGATGTTAATagcttgcccaagaccacacagcaaaCAAATGGCAAAGTTGAGATTTAACTATAGTCTGTCACACTTTAGTCTGTAGTCTGTAGTCTGTCACACTAATGGGTTTAAGCATCACCCTATACTCATAACCTGGAGTGGTGGccttttctttctgtgtatttttgCCATTCTTTGCCTAAATTAAACTCTGAAGAGGGGATAGAAGAAGAGTATAGTGATGTTAGTATGGAGAAAGAAGGTTCCTCTGCCCTAGGAGGCCGCAGCTATCACATCTCAAAAAtgaattatctctttaaaaaaatacatgcacacacacacacacacacacacacactattttttcctttttgaaatagtCACAAAAATTGCCAATATAGGAGAATCTTGGTTTTAAAACCAGTTCAGGGTAAGCTGCCGGTCTTATGCCCCAATAGTCTCACACACTTTGATGTGTATTGCCTATATAGAGGAACATTTCTCCTGCATAACCACAATGTCattatcaaaactaagaaattaacattctggggtacctgggtggctcagtagcctaagcgtctgactcttgttaggtgtccgactcttgattttggctcgggtcatgattttaTGACCCGAGAGAGtcgtcgtgagattgagccccaagtcaggctccgtgctgagtgaggagtctgcttaagattttttctctccctctctgtcttcccctcccccacattcaaactctctctctaaaaaaaaaaaaattattaaaaagggaaattaacaTCATTACATTTGAATCATGTAATACTCAACCTTCATGTTTAGATTTGTCCAGTCAAACCAATAATATCCTTAATAGTAAATGGAAACTGTTCAAAATTATACTGTGTGTTCAGGTGACATATTCTTTAGTCTCAAGGAGCCTCCAGCAACCCACCAATTACAGTTCAGCTTTCCTACCCCAACACGGGTTCCTGCAGTGGTTTCCATTTACAAGTCTCAGCTTTGTAAAACTGTTAGTCCCTGgattccctgcctctctctccagttTAGGGGGCATTGGTTTGCCCTGTGTCTTCCTCTATCTTGTGGATCCAAAGAGTgattgatttttcagtctgttcagctttttacttAATAAGCCTGAGTAATGACTTCTAACCTCCTTATATGCAGAAGTGGAAACCAGAAGTCCCTTTggtctcctttaatctggaaccattcctgtctttctttgactttcacAACCTGAAACTTACAGGGTAATTATTCTGTAGAATGTTCCTTAATTTTGGTTTAAGTGATGTTTCCTCATAGTTAAATTCAAGTTCTTTACATTGATGGAAATAGCCCAGAAGGCATGTTGTGTTATTTTGAGTTGCATCTTACAAGGTGGTGCATGATTTGATGAGGTTGATGAGGTTCACTTTGATCCTTTGAATAAGGATGGCATCTAGGCATTTTGATGTGACTGCCAGGCTTTTCCACTATTTAACTCATTAAAACTAGTAAGTATTTAGGTGGCTATGTAGGGTAATGGATATATTACTTAGCCTGACTataataatcatttcacaatgtacatgtatatcaaaacatcatgttctataccttaaatatatagagcataaataaataagtaaataataaaataaattaaaaataagtaatataaatataattttataatatattattataatataaatttaattaaattatgattaatcataaaatcataaaataattataaattattaaaacaatcataaattataaaagaattataattaataaattaaaatataaatataattataataatttctagGGCAGTACTTTGAAACTTTGTCCACAAGAACTTTGCCTTCCTCACCCCACTTTGGCTGTGACTCTTCACAGAAACTATACCCCCACAAATACTCTGCTCATTCTTCTCAGGCTCTAACACCACATGCCAGGTTCGCTCTCCATATGGACATTTGCCTCATCCTCTTTGAACCCTGGCATCCCGTTCCAGACTACCATACATCCTGCCCCTTTTAGCAGagtgcttcctttttttctctctttgttggcTTTAGAACTGAATTTTTCAGGAAGGGAACAGGAAGCAGAGATTATATGTGATTTAAGATCACTTCTAACTACAGCATTCTAGGACAGATAAATTAATATGGTTAAGTATTTGCTAGTGTGTGCTCAGAAAATGGGAGTAGAGGTGTGTTGAGGTCGCTGGGACAAAGGACCCTGCCTGAAGTAATCACTGAGGCTAGGGAAAGTGAAGCACTGAGTAGCCTGGAAAGGGCTAGATGTGTCAGATGGGGAGTCAGGCCAGAAGCACAGGATCtaagaggaggcagagaagtcAGGCTATGCATACCAGTAACCCTCGAAAAGGGAGACGTGATGACAGTGAATAGCCAGAAAGCAACAAATGTCCACTAAAGCAGTCAAGGCAGGAAAAGGAAGATACTTAACAATACTAACCATCAAGTATCTTAATATGAGTTAGAGTGATTAGTAATCTTATGCATTATCGGAACAAGTCATTTTGTCAAAATAATAATGCGTTGCTCTCACCACATGTCATTAGACCACTAGATGCcgtgtacatttttatttcccttgccaaCAGTGCAAAATTGATCCCAGGCTCTAAGTAATTGATGTTATGCTGCCATCCTTTGGCCAAATTTAAAGTGTCTTCCTTACTAATGAACTCTTGGTATGCTTTTAACATACAGAAGTGATCAGAATTTTAATTACAGCATTATACTTTTTAGATTGACAATGTTAAATTTGTGGGGGGGAAGGTGAATAAAAATGTAAGCTTGtgcagttatttttttctattattatgttagtactacatcattagtttttgtagtgttccaatattcattgcttgagtgtaattttaaaagtcagttaCAAGTTCATTCTAGTCAGATAGATTGCCACTGTtagtttattccattttcttcaaagattgtctttttttttaagattttatttatttatttttcagagagagagggagcacatgcaGGGGcaacagcaggcaaagggaaaagcagactccccactgagctgggagcccaatatggaactcgaacccaggactctgagatcatgacctgagctgaaggcacatgcttaaccactgagccactcaggcaacccCAAAGACTTTGTCTTAATCAGTGATGCTTAAGACTTAGCACTTTTTTTTCCACTGTCATGATATTTCCCCATTGTTTTTCTCTAAGTAGTGTAAGTTTGCAGTGGATTGTCTTAATACCATCCACAAACAAAAGGGACCCATGCACCAAGCTTTACTGTCTCATGGGCTCTGAATGTTATTCCTGACCCTCCACATGCACAGACATGTGTACAGGCACACACTTAATTCcatgtaaacacacacatgcacagacataactttttaaaagaatacctaGTGCCCATGTCACTTAGAGTCTGGAGACCAGGGAAAGAATTCTCAGGAAGGAATGGGCCAACTATCCCCAGGGTGGGCACGGGGCTGGGACTAGTTCATGTTTCCACCACCCAAAGTGCAAAGATTTCATAGAATAGGGACCAGCAAGTAAAGTCCTTATAAGGATAGTCCCTTGGTAGTGAAATGACATTGCCCTAGACTATAAAGTCTGCTCCATCCATGCTAGCAAGGTGTAAAAGCAAGCCCCAAAGGAATCCAAGAGAGTAACTCAACGATGTCCTAAAACAAAGCCCAACCATACACGAAGCACTTCACAGATCCAGTAATGTCAAAATTACAATGTTCTAACTCCAATCAAATGCTATCAGACATACAAAGAAGCAGGACAATAGGACCCCAAAACAGTAGAAAATATAATCAAGAAACAAGGACTAGAAATGACACAAATAACTGAAGTAGCAGACAAGAAGGCTAGAATACCTCTTATAAACGTATCGTATAAGCTcaacaaaataggagaaaagatGAACGTGAtgaggaggaaaatgaaagatATTAGAAAGGAGCAAAGTGGACTTCTAGAGATGAGAAACATACTACCTAAAGTGATAAATATGCTAGATGGATTAACATTCAGGTAAGatactacagaaaacagtatcaGTGAGCTCGAAGACATCAccatagaaactataaaaaataaaagagataaagacTAACTGAACATCAATTGCCTGTATGATCATACTAAATGGGTCTAGTATTTCTGTAGttagagtcccagaaggagataAAAAACGTTGAAAAAACAAGGTCTGAAACTTttctgaatttaattaaaatgatgaaACCACAGATTCAAGAAGCATAAGAAACTCCTAATAGAGGTACAAgaagaaaatcacaccaaggCACATTATCATCAAATAACTGAAATATAATTACAGAAAGAATACCTTAAAATCATCCagggaaaaaagaagactgatgatgcacagaaaaataaaattaagatgacaGCAGTCTTCTCTTTGGAAATCATGAAAGCCCAAAGACAGTGGAACAGTATCTTTacagtactgaaagaaaaactaTCTCCACCTGGAATTCTGTACTCAGCAACAATATAATCCCAAACTGAggacaaaataatttttcagacaAACAGAAAGCCAAGAGAATTCATTGCCAGGAGACCTGTGATACAAGAATAATTAAAGGAAatttgaatactgtttttctgaaaataaataaattgaaaaaaaaaagaataattaaaggaAATTAGTCAAGAGGAAGAAATTATTCAAGAAGAATGATACCAAATAGAAATTTAGATCTACCAAAAGGATTGAACAAGACCAGAAAGGGTAATTATGTGGTTAAATACATGATAATGAGTCAATATAAATGAAATACCTTTCTCATCTTAaaaatctctttgaaatgtaactgatgatttaaaataaatataaatatttgtggggtttaaaacatatgaaaatgtatGACAACAAAggatgagaggaaggaaaaagaaatatattgttgTAATACCCTCCATACTGAACTTTAAGCCATGtgtaatattatttgaaaataaactgTAATATGCTAAATAAGGACATGTATATTTTAAGCCCTAGAGAAACTACCGTAAGAATAAAATGGCAtaggtaggggcacctgtgtggctcagtgagttggtgtctgtcttcagctcaggtcatgatcccagggtcttggggtcgagtcccacattggactcccaaCTCTGTggcagcctgcttctcactctccctctgtccctccttgtgctctttctctctctaataaataaataaaatctttgggggaaaaaagtggtATAGCTGATAAACCAGTAgtggagataaaatggaatcattttttGTAATCAGTCCCAAAAAGGGGAAAAcatgaacaatttaaaaataaatagtaacacGGTAGAGGTAAATCCTGCTGTAgtacattaattatatttatttatgtatataatcacattaaatgtaaatgtgaCCCAAAAAATAGCCATATATGAGACAGAGcaagaaaagcatttaaaaaaagatatacgGTACTGTGAGCATCCAGAAGAGAGATTAtagcttctttaaaataaaatctaggccGTAAAGAAGAAGTAATCCTTGGTCCTTGCACAGACAGGTACAGGGGGTGAAGGAGGCATGGGTGATGTttctgagacacacacacacacacacacacacacacacacgctgctAGATATATTAAGGCAGTAGTGAGTCATTAACCTTATCTGGCAATCATTTTCCCTCATAGGACATTTGGAGCAGTAGTGGGAGATAAGATTGGGAATGCAGACTGGAGGCATATTCAGGAGGATTTAGAATGTGGAGCTGGGTATTTGTAATTCGAGAGGCATTACTGATTTAAAGATATTGATGTGAAAGTTTACCATAGTTACAGGTACCCTAAGGAATACATACCAGCCAACTGCCCCCAATCTCTTcacatataattttatcatttataatagttacatagtggggcacctgggtgatccGGTCGGCTAAGTGTTGGattgttggtttcagctcaggtccgatctcagggttgtgagactgagccccgagtagggctctgtgctcagcacagaatctgcttgggcttctctctccctctccccactgtgcacatgcatgctctctctctttccttctctttctctcaaaaaaatttaaaatatcgatcgggatggaactagagggtattatgcttagcgaaataagccagtcagagaaagacaactatcatatgatctccctgatatgaggaagtggagatgcaatgtgggaggttggggggcaggaaaagaaaaaatgaaagaaggtgggattgtgagggagacaaaccataaaagactcaatctcgaaaaacagactgagggttgctggggggagggggcaactggagagagtggtggggatatggacattggggagggtatgtgctatgatgagtgctgtgaagtgtgtaaacctggcaattcacagacctgtacccctggggataaaaatacgttatatgtttatttaaaaaaataaataaaaatttaaaaattaaaatatctttttaaaaatggttacatagaatttttaaaaagattttatttatttgagagagagatggtgagcatgagcacaagtggggggaggcagagggaggagtggactccccactgagcagagagcccaatgtggggcttgatcccaggactctgggatcatgacttgagagctgaaggcagcctcttacctgactgagccgcccagctGCCCTTACACAGAATTTAATTAAATGGATTTACCaacatttatttaaccatttcctTATTGTTGGACCTATAGGCCATTTCTAGTATTCTGCAGATGCAATAATTTTATAACGaccttcttttcctatttttttttcttttttgtattaccTTTTATAGGCCAGGAACTTAGATATTCAACTGCCTCAATAAGATATAAAACAATTTAAGATTGctcatatgtattttaaagttaatttgcTCAAACATTTGTGCAAATTTACAGTTCTACTTGAGGTTTTAAATTTAGTAGTCTGTATAGATTTTAATTATCCCCCCTGAGTGCCCTATAGGTGCTGCTAAACCTCtgatatgtatttaatataaatattaaaagagtactcctttaaaaaatactctcAATAAAAGAACTTTAATAAACTTGACTAAATATTGAAAAGGCATATTGTGTTGAGTGAAACTTTGTATGGAATAATGAGGGTAATAGAAAATCATATTGGATGACTAGTCTGTAATTATCTCAAGGAACACATACAATGAAACAAGTTCTTTTGGTTACTTCGTCAAACAGCCtacacaatggggaaagaggaggaagtgttCCATAAACACTATGAAAAGGTAACCAGAAAACCTAATGTCTAATCTTGGAGTTAGGACAGcattagaaaacaaaacccacaaaggaGGACACTTCCCAGAACAATCTGAGATGCATGAAGAGCAAACATTCACTAGCGCTGGAGCTGGACTAAGTCTGTACAGAGACAAGTGGCGCATTCGACCTTCACCGTGATTAACAAGCATTTCTTTGAAATTGTGTTGGTGCTCTTGGCCTCTTCTACTCTTCTTCTCTCTCGAACTGAAACTGGCTGTCTTCCAACAAAGAGTAAACAGAGAGAGTTTAAAACTGTGGAATAAATTCCCCAAATCACCAGTTCAGCCGTGTCTGCCACACAGGACAaacttcctccttccccagcagTCTGTGAATCGTCGCCGGTCCCAGAGTGGACAGTCCCTGGCCATTCTGCATGAGATGCTTCTGCAGACCTTCAACCTCTTCAGGGCAGGTATTTCTCTGGATGGTTGGGAGGAAATCCGCGTGGAGAATTTTCCTCACTGAACTTCAGTCAACAGCTGGAATACCTATGggccctcagaggcctgggagcAGAGCAGAACAGCGGTGTCTTGAGTGGTGGGAACCCTAGGTTGCAGGTTAAAAAGTACTTCCGGAGGATCCACAATTGCCTGGAAAACCAGGAGTACAGCAGCTGCGCCTGGACCATTGTTTGAGTAGAAATCAACCGGTGTCTGTTCTTTGCATTCCAGCTAGTAAGAAAGCTAAGTAAACAAGAAACAGATTCCTTCCAAGTGGAGCAAGAGCCATCTCCAGGCTTTAAAAGCATAGGGTagacagaggggtgggagggcttTTCCAgactctattatttctttttgtcataaACTGGTagtattgttttggttttatgtggaaatatatatatatatatttttttttaatctgtccttTAAGATCATGCATACTGACTATAATCGTCTGTAACTTGTAATGTCACTTTGTACCTTTGATTTGTCTTAAGTTTTATGAGTTAAAGTAATTCATTAATATTTCATAACTGGCTCTTCAAATGGGTATATTTTCATGCAAGTTGACCAGGTAAATAAAACGAAA
It encodes:
- the IFNE gene encoding LOW QUALITY PROTEIN: interferon epsilon (The sequence of the model RefSeq protein was modified relative to this genomic sequence to represent the inferred CDS: deleted 3 bases in 2 codons; substituted 1 base at 1 genomic stop codon); amino-acid sequence: MGKEEEVFHKHYEKRWSWTKSVQRQVAHSTFTVINKHFFEIVLVLLASSTLFSLELKLAVFQQRVNRESLKLWNKFPKSPVQPCLPHRTNFLLPQQSVNRRRSQSGQSLAILHEMLLQTFNLFRAGISLDGWEEIRVENFSLNFSQQLEYLWALRGLGAEQNSGVLSGGNPRLQVKKYFRRIHNCLENQEYSSCAWTIVXVEINRCLFFAFQLVRKLSKQETDSFQVEQEPSPGFKSIG